The following coding sequences lie in one Arachis stenosperma cultivar V10309 chromosome 5, arast.V10309.gnm1.PFL2, whole genome shotgun sequence genomic window:
- the LOC130979484 gene encoding uncharacterized protein At4g22758 isoform X2, whose amino-acid sequence MLRSSSRRRSPAIRSRRIKPPHPSPSPSPSSRRRSKNKSRPDLKILKRCSSAPLLLSRGRDDFFEYELKSEGSLFRPQTFSEAFVSSPSLFASSPILVPNKRYEKEAKVVVNVTVEGSPGPVRTMVKLGSSVDDTIKRVIDIYREEGRSPSLDLDAPSSTFQLHQSHFSLQSLDKSELIGDVGSRSFYLRKSNGTSGMDLFHSESTPELVTHSSVPKTPSPFFLESFIAGKINKIVRRAKRLWNMIVCSQ is encoded by the exons ATGTTGCGGAGCAGTTCGCGCCGACGATCGCCGGCGATCCGATCCCGGAGAATCAAACCGCCGCATCCCTCGCCGTCGCCATCTCCGTCGTCTCGTCGGAGGTCCAAAAATAAGTCGAGGCCTGATCTCAAGATCTTGAAGCGCTGCTCATCGGCGCCTCTGCTTCTCTCGAGAGGTAGAGACGATTTCTTCGAATATGAGTTGAAGAGCGAAGGGAGCCTTTTCCGCCCTCAAACCTTCTCCGAAGCCTTCGTTTCTTCCCCTTCTCTCTTTGCTTCCTCTCCAATCCTTGTACCTAACAAG AGGTATGAGAAGGAAGCTAAGGTGGTGGTTAATGTAACGGTTGAAGGAAGTCCAGGGCCAGTGAGAACCATGGTGAAATTGGGATCCAGTGTGGATGACACAATAAAGCGCGTGATCGATATATATAGAGAAGAAGGCAGGAGCCCCAGCCTCGACCTTGATGCACCTTCATCAACATTCCAATTGCATCAATCCCATTTCAGTCTCCAAA GTTTGGACAAATCAGAACTGATCGGGGATGTAGGTAGTAGAAGTTTTTATCTACGGAAGAGTAATGGAACATCTGGCATGGATTTATTTCACTCAGAAAGTACACCCGAATTAGTTACACATAGCTCTGTTCCAAAAACTCCGTCTCCGTTCTTTCTAGAGTCTTTTATAGCCGGGAAGATCAACAAAATCGTAAGAAGGGCTAAAAGGCTCTGGAACATGATAGTTTGCTCGCAGTAA
- the LOC130979484 gene encoding uncharacterized protein At4g22758 isoform X1, translating to MLRSSSRRRSPAIRSRRIKPPHPSPSPSPSSRRRSKNKSRPDLKILKRCSSAPLLLSRGRDDFFEYELKSEGSLFRPQTFSEAFVSSPSLFASSPILVPNKLRQRYEKEAKVVVNVTVEGSPGPVRTMVKLGSSVDDTIKRVIDIYREEGRSPSLDLDAPSSTFQLHQSHFSLQSLDKSELIGDVGSRSFYLRKSNGTSGMDLFHSESTPELVTHSSVPKTPSPFFLESFIAGKINKIVRRAKRLWNMIVCSQ from the exons ATGTTGCGGAGCAGTTCGCGCCGACGATCGCCGGCGATCCGATCCCGGAGAATCAAACCGCCGCATCCCTCGCCGTCGCCATCTCCGTCGTCTCGTCGGAGGTCCAAAAATAAGTCGAGGCCTGATCTCAAGATCTTGAAGCGCTGCTCATCGGCGCCTCTGCTTCTCTCGAGAGGTAGAGACGATTTCTTCGAATATGAGTTGAAGAGCGAAGGGAGCCTTTTCCGCCCTCAAACCTTCTCCGAAGCCTTCGTTTCTTCCCCTTCTCTCTTTGCTTCCTCTCCAATCCTTGTACCTAACAAG TTACGTCAGAGGTATGAGAAGGAAGCTAAGGTGGTGGTTAATGTAACGGTTGAAGGAAGTCCAGGGCCAGTGAGAACCATGGTGAAATTGGGATCCAGTGTGGATGACACAATAAAGCGCGTGATCGATATATATAGAGAAGAAGGCAGGAGCCCCAGCCTCGACCTTGATGCACCTTCATCAACATTCCAATTGCATCAATCCCATTTCAGTCTCCAAA GTTTGGACAAATCAGAACTGATCGGGGATGTAGGTAGTAGAAGTTTTTATCTACGGAAGAGTAATGGAACATCTGGCATGGATTTATTTCACTCAGAAAGTACACCCGAATTAGTTACACATAGCTCTGTTCCAAAAACTCCGTCTCCGTTCTTTCTAGAGTCTTTTATAGCCGGGAAGATCAACAAAATCGTAAGAAGGGCTAAAAGGCTCTGGAACATGATAGTTTGCTCGCAGTAA